One genomic segment of Sebastes fasciatus isolate fSebFas1 chromosome 17, fSebFas1.pri, whole genome shotgun sequence includes these proteins:
- the airim gene encoding AFG2-interacting ribosome maturation factor translates to MSKPAALVSLHQALRKSFQSVENNQRVWRSVLLDCSPLMVSLGNLSEQSRALSNVHISNTPLRDFPDLEERLRFKLLQATDTVLGQLNDKMSSLQSVRDSISNQVSAVVQLYEQNADSLDLPTVTERSATAPSVSDMLEWLQDAERHYRQQFLRRKTLLQTLRAEDLSLLESAPKRWKSLESPSAENHITDTLCKVSFFTESQ, encoded by the exons ATGTCCAAACCTGCTGCTCTCGTTTCACTTCATCAGGCTCTGAGGAAAAGCTTCCAGAGTGTTGAGAACAACCAGAGAGTGTGGAGGAGTGTGTTGTTGGACTGCAGTCCTCTGATGGTGTCTCTGGGGAACCTGTCGGAGCAGTCCAGAGCTCTTTCTAATGTCCACATCTCCAACACTCCTCTCAGAGACTTCCCTGATCTGGAGGAGAGGCTGAGATTCAAGCTCCTACAAGCCACCGACACAGTGCTGGGACAACTCAACGACAAGAT GTCTTCTCTGCAGTCCGTCAGAGATTCCATCAGTAACCAGGTCTCTGCAGTCGTCCAGCTTTACGAGCAGAACGCAGACAGTCTGGATCTGCCGACTGTAACCGAGCGCTCGGCCACCGCCCCGTCAGTCTCCGACATGCTGGAGTGGCTGCAGGATGCCGAGCGTCACTACCGACAACA ATTTCTGAGGAGGAAGACTCTGCTGCAGACTCTGAGGGCAGAAGATCTCTCCCTTTTAGAATCAGCTCCCAAAAGATGGAAATCTTTGGAGTCTCCCAGTGCAGAAAACCACATCACAG ATACACTTTGCAAAGTGTCCTTCTTTACGGAGTCCCAATGA
- the LOC141754932 gene encoding class I histocompatibility antigen, F10 alpha chain-like, giving the protein MRYFTMETLLVTLLTISLQGAVAVTHSLRYFYTTSTGVPNFPEFVVVGLVDEVEMLHYDSNTRRAESKQDWMSKATEEDPQYWEAETDSCVDDQQVFKDNMEVVKQRFNQTGGLHIYQLMYGCEWDDETDEVRGFLQYGYDGEDLISFDLKTETCVAPKQQAVLSKHKWDNSRALIAGRKHYLTQICPEWLKNYLNYGRSSLQRTELPSVSLFQKTPSSRVSCHATGFYPDRAMMFWRKDGEEIHEDVDLGEILPNHDGTFQMSIDLTLSTVTPEDWRRYDCVFRLSGVKDDIVTRLEKIKSNREKPTDVTVPIIAAVVVLIAVIGFVIYKKNAKRPASPVNNPEVSEGLNPDTN; this is encoded by the coding sequence ATGCGATATTTCACAATGGAGACGTTGCTTGTGACTCTCCTGACAATAAGCCTTCAAGGTGCGGTAGCAGTAACTCACTCTCTGAGGTATTTCTACACTACGTCTACTGGAGTCCCAAACTTCCCAGAGTTTGTGGTTGTCGGGTTGGTTGATGAAGTTGAGATGCTTCACTATGACAGTAACACCAGGAGAGCAGAATCCAAACAAGACTGGATGAGCAAAGCCACAGAAGAGGATCCTCAGTACTGGGAGGCAGAGACTGATAGCTGTGTGGACGACCAGCAGGTCTTCAAAGACAACATGGAAGTTGTAAAGCAGCGCTTCAACCAAACTGGAGGTCTCCACATTTACCAGTTGATGTACGGCTGTGAATGGGATGATGAGACTGATGAGGTTAGAGGTTTTCTTCAGTATGGTTATGATGGAGAAGACTTAATATCATTTGACCTGAAGACAGAGACGTGCGTCGCTCCAAAACAACAGGCTGTCCTCAGCAAACACAAGTGGGATAATAGCAGAGCTTTGATAGCAGGGAGAAAACACTACCTCACCCAGATTTGTCCCGAGTGGCTGAAGAATTATCTGAACTACGGGAGGAGCTCTCTGCAGAGAACAGAGCTTCCCTCGGTGTCTCTCTTCCAGAAGACTCCCTCCTCTCGAGTCAGCTGCCACGCTACAGGTTTCTACCCTGACAGAGCCATGATGTTCTGGAGGAAAGACGGAGAGGAGATTCATGAGGACGTGGACCTCGGAGAGATCCTCCCCAACCACGATGGAACCTTCCAGATGAGCATTGACCTGACACTTTCAACAGTCACACCTGAAGACTGGAGGAGGTACGACTGTGTGTTTCGGCTCTCTGGTGTGAAGGACGACATCGTCACCAGACTGGAAAAAATCAAAAGCAACAGAGAGAAGCCCACTGACGTGACCGTCCCCATCATCGCTGCAGTGGTCGTCCTCATCGCTGTGATTGGATTCGTCATTTATAAAAAGAACGCCAAACGCCCTGCATCTCCTGTAAACAACCCTGAGGTCTCGGAGGGACTGAATCCAGATACTAACTGA
- the cldn35 gene encoding claudin-4 has translation MVNTGMQLISFTCAVTGWIMAIAVTALPQWKVSAFIGSNILTSEIKWEGIWMNCIYQTTGHMQCKTYDSMLALPPDIQAARALMCLAIFMGWLSCTVSCCGMKCTTCAGDDRRAKAGIALAGGVLFILTGLCVLIPVSWTANTVVQDFYNPNVPLMHKRELGQAIYLGWASAVILMISGAVLSSTCPLMERSGRYRRGYIGRSFANSPASAPDPPKPITSNSVPLKEYV, from the coding sequence ATGGTGAACACCGGCATGCAGCTGATCAGCTTCACCTGTGCGGTGACCGGCTGGATCATGGCGATCGCCGTCACGGCCCTGCCTCAGTGGAAGGTCTCGGCCTTCATCGGCAGCAATATCCTAACATCGGAGATCAAGTGGGAGGGCATCTGGATGAACTGCATCTACCAGACCACCGGCCACATGCAATGTAAGACGTACGACTCCATGTTGGCGTTGCCTCCGGACATCCAGGCGGCCCGCGCCCTCATGTGCCTGGCCATCTTCATGGGCTGGCTCTCCTGCACCGTGTCCTGCTGCGGCATGAAGTGCACCACCTGCGCCGGCGACGACCGGCGAGCCAAGGCGGGCATCGCGCTGGCGGGCGGCGTTCTCTTCATCCTGACCGGCCTGTGCGTGCTGATTCCCGTCTCCTGGACCGCCAACACCGTCGTCCAGGATTTCTACAACCCCAACGTGCCACTGATGCACAAAAGAGAGCTGGGTCAGGCTATTTATCTGGGCTGGGCGTCTGCCGTCATTCTCATGATCAGTGGAGCCGTGCTGAGCAGCACCTGCCCTCTCATGGAGAGGAGCGGCAGGTACCGCAGGGGCTACATAGGCCGGAGCTTTGCTAATTCACCCGCTTCAGCACCAGATCCACCAAAACCCATCACGTCTAATAGTGTACCATTAAAGGAGTATGtatag